A window from Methylococcus mesophilus encodes these proteins:
- a CDS encoding DUF1697 domain-containing protein yields MNTYVALFRGINVGGNCTLPMKELVAILEEIGAQNVRTYIQSGNAVFKSTERNLAHLSMQLSAEIKKRRGFEPHVNILTLEALAKAVADNPFPETVIDPGSLHLGFLSASPKNPDLDKLSALKKDTERFHLADNVFYLHAPEGVGRSKLAANSERLLGVSMTDRNWRTVCKIMATAEL; encoded by the coding sequence ATGAATACATACGTTGCCCTTTTCCGTGGCATCAACGTCGGCGGCAACTGTACCCTTCCGATGAAGGAGCTTGTTGCTATCCTGGAAGAAATAGGCGCGCAGAATGTGAGGACATATATTCAAAGTGGCAACGCGGTATTTAAAAGCACCGAAAGGAATCTGGCGCATCTTTCCATGCAGCTTTCCGCTGAAATCAAGAAGCGCCGCGGTTTCGAGCCGCATGTGAACATCCTCACCCTCGAAGCACTAGCTAAAGCTGTTGCAGATAATCCTTTCCCAGAGACTGTAATCGATCCTGGCAGTCTGCACCTAGGCTTTCTCTCTGCATCACCCAAGAATCCCGATCTGGACAAGCTCTCCGCTCTAAAAAAGGATACCGAACGATTTCACTTAGCTGATAATGTGTTTTATCTCCACGCACCCGAGGGGGTCGGTAGATCAAAGCTTGCAGCAAACTCCGAAAGACTTTTGGGTGTCTCGATGACTGATCGAAACTGGAGAACCGTTTGTAAAATCATGGCAACGGCGGAATTGTGA
- a CDS encoding AAA family ATPase — protein sequence MTEELLVAIGENRPSTLARATLHEIRTQKKVMGTVHIIFGPQGAGKSTYARKLSLEIQGVRFSIDEWMHQLFGPDQPQPISFSWVIDRVRRCEKRIWATALEVALAGGNVVLDLGFMKVESRSEFQSMADAAGLSTQLHFIDAPHAVRKERVLTRNAERGETFSFEVTSDMFDFMEREFQRPTDKELCAAI from the coding sequence GTGACGGAAGAACTTCTTGTCGCCATAGGCGAGAATCGCCCAAGTACGCTCGCTCGGGCCACTCTGCACGAAATCAGGACGCAAAAGAAAGTCATGGGAACGGTTCACATCATTTTTGGTCCACAGGGCGCAGGCAAGTCAACCTACGCGAGAAAGCTTTCCCTGGAAATCCAAGGGGTTCGCTTTTCTATTGATGAATGGATGCATCAACTGTTCGGTCCGGACCAACCCCAGCCGATAAGCTTCTCGTGGGTCATCGACCGAGTTCGCAGGTGCGAAAAGCGGATATGGGCAACTGCGTTAGAGGTTGCCCTGGCGGGCGGAAATGTTGTCTTGGACCTCGGCTTTATGAAAGTCGAAAGTCGCAGCGAGTTTCAGTCGATGGCCGATGCCGCGGGTTTGTCGACTCAGCTCCATTTCATCGACGCACCGCATGCAGTTAGGAAGGAACGCGTGCTTACAAGGAACGCGGAAAGAGGGGAAACCTTCTCGTTTGAGGTTACGTCCGATATGTTCGACTTTATGGAGAGGGAGTTTCAGCGACCCACCGATAAAGAACTCTGCGCCGCAATTTAG
- the grxC gene encoding glutaredoxin 3 — MPPVRMYSTAMCPFCSAAERLLKSKGVAEIEKIRVDLDASRLQEMMAITRRRTVPQIFIGDAHVGGFDDLAALDHAGELDELLSGTA, encoded by the coding sequence ATGCCCCCAGTCCGCATGTACAGCACTGCAATGTGTCCTTTCTGCTCGGCGGCCGAACGGCTGCTGAAGTCCAAGGGCGTCGCCGAGATCGAAAAGATCAGGGTCGACCTGGACGCATCCAGACTCCAGGAAATGATGGCGATCACCCGTCGGCGCACCGTGCCGCAGATATTCATCGGCGACGCGCACGTGGGCGGGTTCGACGATCTCGCCGCGCTGGACCACGCCGGCGAACTGGACGAACTGCTGTCCGGAACGGCCTGA
- a CDS encoding GFA family protein translates to MIKGSCLCGSVKWSFEGTPDGATACNCTACRRYGVLWAYGYENQEITVCGAAKAYARGKALTFNFCPTCGCLAYWRGLQTDERGRRRIAVNLRLAEPEAVASVPIDHFDGYDTFDDLPRDGKCVKDYWF, encoded by the coding sequence ATGATTAAGGGTTCATGTCTATGTGGTTCTGTCAAATGGAGTTTCGAAGGAACACCGGACGGCGCAACAGCCTGTAACTGTACTGCATGTCGTCGCTATGGAGTGCTTTGGGCGTATGGCTATGAGAACCAAGAAATCACAGTCTGCGGCGCAGCGAAAGCCTACGCTCGGGGTAAAGCATTGACCTTCAACTTCTGCCCTACGTGCGGCTGCCTCGCGTATTGGCGCGGCCTTCAGACAGACGAGAGGGGAAGAAGGCGAATCGCAGTCAATCTTCGTCTTGCCGAGCCAGAAGCCGTGGCCTCGGTTCCGATCGATCACTTTGATGGATACGATACCTTTGACGATCTGCCGCGGGATGGTAAGTGTGTCAAAGACTATTGGTTTTAG
- a CDS encoding YgaP family membrane protein, with protein sequence MTTERWVRIVAGFFVLLSLSLGAEASPLFVNANWLWFTAFVGANLFQSGFTRICPLESILRKLGVKSACDAG encoded by the coding sequence ATGACCACCGAACGCTGGGTACGCATCGTCGCTGGATTCTTCGTCCTGCTCTCCCTGTCCCTGGGCGCGGAAGCCAGCCCCCTCTTCGTCAACGCCAACTGGCTTTGGTTCACGGCCTTCGTGGGGGCGAATCTGTTCCAAAGCGGCTTTACCCGGATCTGTCCACTGGAAAGCATCTTGCGGAAACTGGGCGTGAAAAGCGCCTGCGACGCGGGATAA
- a CDS encoding efflux RND transporter periplasmic adaptor subunit: protein MSKKGFAMLALGASLAAIAGWWRFVAGPPAAPPPSIATVPPPAPVFAARVWAESVDDAINAVGTLLADESVVIRPEVQGRVKAIRFTEGKPVRAGEVLIELEPDEYRAALAQSLAQQELDQANFARMKAMRERAHVSAQQYDEALSKLKYSTALVDRDRVLLQKTVLRAPFDGTVGIREVSVGEYIDKGKALVNLEALDPVKLDFKVPEKYAGTVAKGLALTSEVAAYPGRAFHGEVYAVDPRLEEESRTLRVRARLPNKDQALRPGMFARIHLALGAARRALFVPESALVVKGSSASVFRVVSGKAVATPVGIGARYKGKVEIVQGLAEGDSVVTEGQVKLRDGAPVAVLEAKEHPPVP, encoded by the coding sequence ATGTCGAAAAAAGGTTTCGCTATGCTGGCCCTGGGCGCCTCGCTGGCCGCCATCGCCGGGTGGTGGCGCTTCGTCGCGGGGCCGCCGGCTGCGCCGCCTCCCTCCATCGCCACGGTCCCGCCGCCGGCCCCGGTGTTTGCGGCGCGGGTCTGGGCGGAGTCCGTCGACGATGCCATCAATGCCGTCGGTACCCTCCTGGCTGACGAGTCGGTCGTGATCCGCCCAGAGGTTCAGGGACGGGTAAAAGCCATCCGTTTCACCGAGGGCAAGCCGGTCAGGGCCGGCGAGGTGCTCATCGAACTCGAGCCGGACGAATACCGGGCGGCCTTGGCCCAGAGTCTGGCCCAGCAGGAGCTGGACCAGGCCAATTTCGCGCGCATGAAGGCGATGCGCGAGCGTGCCCATGTCAGTGCCCAGCAGTATGACGAGGCCTTGTCCAAGCTCAAGTATTCCACCGCGCTGGTGGACCGGGACCGTGTGCTGCTGCAGAAGACTGTACTGCGTGCGCCGTTCGACGGCACCGTCGGCATCCGCGAAGTCAGCGTCGGGGAGTACATCGACAAGGGCAAGGCGCTGGTCAACCTGGAGGCGCTGGACCCGGTCAAGCTCGACTTCAAGGTACCGGAGAAATACGCCGGAACCGTGGCGAAGGGCCTTGCCCTGACCTCCGAGGTGGCGGCCTATCCCGGCCGTGCTTTTCACGGCGAAGTCTATGCCGTGGACCCGCGCCTCGAGGAGGAAAGCCGCACCCTGCGGGTGAGGGCGCGCCTGCCCAACAAGGACCAGGCGCTGCGTCCGGGCATGTTCGCCCGCATCCATCTGGCGCTGGGTGCGGCGCGCAGGGCGCTGTTCGTGCCGGAGTCCGCCCTGGTGGTGAAGGGCAGCTCGGCTTCGGTATTCCGGGTAGTTTCCGGCAAGGCGGTCGCGACCCCGGTCGGGATCGGCGCGCGCTACAAAGGCAAGGTCGAGATCGTGCAAGGCCTCGCCGAGGGTGACAGCGTTGTGACCGAAGGCCAGGTCAAGCTCCGCGACGGTGCCCCGGTCGCGGTCCTGGAAGCGAAGGAACATCCGCCCGTCCCATGA
- the trxC gene encoding thioredoxin TrxC yields the protein MQLVCPACLTRNRVPADRLGEQPKCGRCSTALLSGHPIELDDSRFDTYTRHSDLPVLVDFWATWCGPCRSLAPVVAQAADALKGQIVVAKLDVDRAPATAQRFNIRSVPTLVLLQNGQEKRRISGALGFGPLMEWLQRG from the coding sequence ATGCAGCTGGTCTGCCCGGCCTGCCTGACCCGCAACCGCGTGCCAGCCGATCGGCTCGGCGAGCAGCCCAAATGTGGCCGCTGCTCCACGGCGTTGCTGAGCGGCCACCCGATTGAACTGGACGATAGCCGTTTCGACACTTACACCCGCCACTCCGATCTGCCAGTGCTGGTGGACTTCTGGGCGACCTGGTGCGGCCCCTGCCGGAGCCTTGCTCCGGTGGTAGCCCAGGCGGCGGACGCCCTCAAAGGCCAGATAGTGGTCGCCAAGCTGGACGTCGACCGTGCTCCTGCCACGGCCCAGCGGTTCAACATCCGCAGCGTCCCGACCCTGGTGCTGCTCCAGAACGGCCAGGAAAAACGCAGAATCAGCGGAGCGCTCGGCTTCGGCCCGCTGATGGAGTGGCTGCAGCGCGGCTGA